A single region of the Prevotella sp. HUN102 genome encodes:
- a CDS encoding NDP-sugar synthase, which yields MKYAIIAAGEGSRLMQEGVKAPKPLVAVNGERLIDRLIRIFVQNDASEIIVICNGQMTDVHCHLEALKREGLNGKQIPLRYIVKSTPSSMHSFYELSRYIGEEPFVLTTVDTIFREEEFTEYVKAFRENAETDAFMGVTDYIDDEKPLYVGVEDSLNISGFFDTNESGCQYISGGIYGLRAETIRTLNDCIERGESRMRNFQRALLADGWQVKAYPFSKILDIDHAEDIEKAETFVKEK from the coding sequence CCGGCGAGGGTTCGAGACTGATGCAGGAAGGAGTGAAAGCTCCGAAACCTTTGGTTGCTGTCAATGGGGAAAGGCTCATTGACAGGCTCATCAGGATATTTGTGCAGAACGACGCAAGCGAGATTATCGTTATCTGCAACGGGCAGATGACGGACGTGCATTGCCATCTTGAAGCATTGAAGCGTGAAGGACTGAACGGAAAGCAGATTCCATTGCGCTATATCGTGAAATCAACCCCGAGTTCGATGCACAGTTTCTACGAATTGAGCAGATATATAGGCGAAGAACCGTTCGTACTAACTACCGTTGATACTATTTTTCGTGAAGAAGAATTTACGGAATACGTGAAAGCATTTCGGGAAAATGCCGAGACTGACGCCTTTATGGGGGTTACAGATTATATCGACGACGAAAAACCATTGTATGTTGGGGTGGAAGACAGCCTGAACATCAGTGGTTTTTTTGATACGAATGAGTCTGGTTGTCAGTACATTTCCGGAGGAATCTATGGCTTGCGTGCAGAAACAATCCGAACGCTGAACGACTGTATCGAGCGAGGCGAAAGCCGTATGCGCAACTTTCAGCGTGCATTGCTAGCCGATGGTTGGCAAGTAAAGGCATATCCTTTCTCTAAAATACTGGATATCGACCACGCTGAGGACATTGAGAAGGCGGAAACATTTGTCAAGGAGAAATAA